Proteins from a single region of Felis catus isolate Fca126 chromosome B4, F.catus_Fca126_mat1.0, whole genome shotgun sequence:
- the MGAT4C gene encoding alpha-1,3-mannosyl-glycoprotein 4-beta-N-acetylglucosaminyltransferase C isoform X2, with translation MLKFYQMKHIFEILDKMRCLRKRSTVSFLGVLVIFLLFMNLYIEDSYVLEGDKQLIRETSTHQLNSERYVHTFKDLSNFSGAINVTYRYLAATPLQRKRFLTIGLSSVKRKKGNYLLETIKSIFEQSSYEELKEISVVVHLADFNSSWREVIVQDITQKFAHHIIAGRLVVIHAPEEYYPILDGLKRNYNDPEDRVRFRSKQNVDYAFLLNFCANTSDYYVMLEDDVRCSKNFLTAIKKVITSLEGTYWVTLEFSKLGYIGKLYHSHDLPRLAHFLLMFYQEMPCDWLLTHFRGLLAQKNVIRFKPSLFQHMGYYSSYKGTENKLKDDDFEEESFDIPDNPPANLYTNMNVFENYEASKAYSSVDEYFWGKPPSAGDVFVIIFENPILIKKIKVSTGTEDRQNDILHHGALDVGENVIDFKQSRQCVTYLRLGEFKNGNFEMSEVNQKIPFDIHCIRIYVTKTQKEWLIIRSISIWTF, from the exons ATgcttaaattttatcaaatgaagCATATTTTTGAAATACTGGATAAAATGAGATGCCTGCGAAAACGTTCCACAGTGTCATTTTTGGGAGTTcttgtcattttccttctctttatgaaCTTGTACATTGAAGACAGCTATGTTCTG GAAGGAGACAAACAGCTTATAAGGGAAACATCCACACATCAGCTGAATTCAGAACGCTATGTGCATACTTTCAAAGATTTATCGAATTTCTCAGGAGCCATCAATGTCACATATCGCTACTTAGCTGCCACACCTTTACAAAGAAAGC GGTTTCTTACCATTGGACTGTCGTCAGTGAAacgaaaaaaaggaaactatttacTTGAGACAATCAAGTCAATTTTTGAGCAGTCCAGCTACGAAGAGCTGAAGGAAATTTCAGTGGTGGTTCATCTAGCAGACTTTAATTCATCCTGGCGTGAGGTCATAGTCCAGGATATTACACAGAAATTTGCCCACCATATTATTGCAGGAAGATTAGTAGTTATACATGCTCCAGAGGAATATTACCCAATCCTGGATGGCCTTAAAAGAAATTACAATGATCCAGAAGACAGAGTCAGATTTCGTTCCAAGCAAAATGTAGATTATgcttttctgcttaatttttgtgccaatacaTCAGACTATTATGTAATGCTTGAAGATGATGTTCGATGTTCAAAAAATTTCTTAACTGCCATCAAGAAAGTCATTACATCCCTTGAAGGAACCTACTGGGTAACTCTTGAGTTCTCTAAGCTTGGCTACATTGGAAAACTTTATCATTCTCATGATCTCCCACGTTTGGCAcactttttattaatgttttatcaAGAAATGCCTTGTGATTGGCTACTGACTCATTTTCGGGGTCTTTTAGCTCAGAAAAATGTGATCCGTTTCAAACCATCTCTCTTTCAGCACATGGGTTATTATTCATCATATAAAGGGACTGAGAATAAGCTGAAGGATGATGATTTTGAAGAAGAGTCATTTGACATCCCCGATAACCCTCCTGCAAATCTGTATACCAACatgaatgtttttgaaaattatgaagCAAGCAAGGCTTATAGTAGTGTCGATGAGTACTTTTGGGGAAAACCACCTTCAGCAGGAGACGTCTTTGTGATTATATTTGAAAAtccaattttaattaaaaaaattaaagtgagtaCTGGAACAGAAGATCGGCAAAATGACATTTTGCATCATGGAGCCCTAGATGTTGGGGAAAACGTTATAGATTTCAAACAAAGTAGACAATGTGTTACTTACTTAAGACTAGGGGAATTCAAAAATGGAAACTTTGAAATGTCAGAGGTGAATCAAAAAATTCCATTTGATATACATTGTATAAGGATATATGTTACCAAGACACAAAAGGAATGGCTGATTATTAGGAGTATTAGCATTTGGACTTTTTAG
- the MGAT4C gene encoding alpha-1,3-mannosyl-glycoprotein 4-beta-N-acetylglucosaminyltransferase C isoform X1: MQYRMLKFYQMKHIFEILDKMRCLRKRSTVSFLGVLVIFLLFMNLYIEDSYVLEGDKQLIRETSTHQLNSERYVHTFKDLSNFSGAINVTYRYLAATPLQRKRFLTIGLSSVKRKKGNYLLETIKSIFEQSSYEELKEISVVVHLADFNSSWREVIVQDITQKFAHHIIAGRLVVIHAPEEYYPILDGLKRNYNDPEDRVRFRSKQNVDYAFLLNFCANTSDYYVMLEDDVRCSKNFLTAIKKVITSLEGTYWVTLEFSKLGYIGKLYHSHDLPRLAHFLLMFYQEMPCDWLLTHFRGLLAQKNVIRFKPSLFQHMGYYSSYKGTENKLKDDDFEEESFDIPDNPPANLYTNMNVFENYEASKAYSSVDEYFWGKPPSAGDVFVIIFENPILIKKIKVSTGTEDRQNDILHHGALDVGENVIDFKQSRQCVTYLRLGEFKNGNFEMSEVNQKIPFDIHCIRIYVTKTQKEWLIIRSISIWTF, encoded by the exons ATGCAG TATAGAATgcttaaattttatcaaatgaagCATATTTTTGAAATACTGGATAAAATGAGATGCCTGCGAAAACGTTCCACAGTGTCATTTTTGGGAGTTcttgtcattttccttctctttatgaaCTTGTACATTGAAGACAGCTATGTTCTG GAAGGAGACAAACAGCTTATAAGGGAAACATCCACACATCAGCTGAATTCAGAACGCTATGTGCATACTTTCAAAGATTTATCGAATTTCTCAGGAGCCATCAATGTCACATATCGCTACTTAGCTGCCACACCTTTACAAAGAAAGC GGTTTCTTACCATTGGACTGTCGTCAGTGAAacgaaaaaaaggaaactatttacTTGAGACAATCAAGTCAATTTTTGAGCAGTCCAGCTACGAAGAGCTGAAGGAAATTTCAGTGGTGGTTCATCTAGCAGACTTTAATTCATCCTGGCGTGAGGTCATAGTCCAGGATATTACACAGAAATTTGCCCACCATATTATTGCAGGAAGATTAGTAGTTATACATGCTCCAGAGGAATATTACCCAATCCTGGATGGCCTTAAAAGAAATTACAATGATCCAGAAGACAGAGTCAGATTTCGTTCCAAGCAAAATGTAGATTATgcttttctgcttaatttttgtgccaatacaTCAGACTATTATGTAATGCTTGAAGATGATGTTCGATGTTCAAAAAATTTCTTAACTGCCATCAAGAAAGTCATTACATCCCTTGAAGGAACCTACTGGGTAACTCTTGAGTTCTCTAAGCTTGGCTACATTGGAAAACTTTATCATTCTCATGATCTCCCACGTTTGGCAcactttttattaatgttttatcaAGAAATGCCTTGTGATTGGCTACTGACTCATTTTCGGGGTCTTTTAGCTCAGAAAAATGTGATCCGTTTCAAACCATCTCTCTTTCAGCACATGGGTTATTATTCATCATATAAAGGGACTGAGAATAAGCTGAAGGATGATGATTTTGAAGAAGAGTCATTTGACATCCCCGATAACCCTCCTGCAAATCTGTATACCAACatgaatgtttttgaaaattatgaagCAAGCAAGGCTTATAGTAGTGTCGATGAGTACTTTTGGGGAAAACCACCTTCAGCAGGAGACGTCTTTGTGATTATATTTGAAAAtccaattttaattaaaaaaattaaagtgagtaCTGGAACAGAAGATCGGCAAAATGACATTTTGCATCATGGAGCCCTAGATGTTGGGGAAAACGTTATAGATTTCAAACAAAGTAGACAATGTGTTACTTACTTAAGACTAGGGGAATTCAAAAATGGAAACTTTGAAATGTCAGAGGTGAATCAAAAAATTCCATTTGATATACATTGTATAAGGATATATGTTACCAAGACACAAAAGGAATGGCTGATTATTAGGAGTATTAGCATTTGGACTTTTTAG